A region of Carassius auratus strain Wakin chromosome 23, ASM336829v1, whole genome shotgun sequence DNA encodes the following proteins:
- the LOC113041178 gene encoding calcium-independent phospholipase A2-gamma-like isoform X1, protein MAWYLNKTRVAHLGSKRLRLLYKMKYLFTNIRNVSHLVRRPHRSCQSICSSQSTRRIPPKSHRSKTTIRYFGTISSNMKYDNVFGLQMYRLYSTSSRETSKAEAPIGIYQHNRTTFQLRLLGLRLGESFNHLSRHINLYFKQKQVYVVDHGQGGMMSAVQEPLTRTSRRVQRVRRTAESRAFIGTPATEQVSESSSHQPLTSTYPGLQLFHISSLANRFGESYSYVANHINSVFSRNPAQQIHMAVSPDDGLKRFRSRKQRVMGNKSALCRETAQTQQNISMGTRPEIDNNVSSSWDEGYLHFARHINQYFGAKVEDTVEKTAHTEILKTSVSLDSLNKPKDPLPQPKSPGLFHMSSLTTRFGENYTYMANHINRYFKGSAASENEEGDGELNLYRGSPKYTVIWEKTSFFECLLKPSTIPGFVGSYLGMGSSRQSDQNTTVTRTPEEIRDKTDLRRRKADELTRVLLKRLEEATVMSSITSLVEELNAHLFQHPACKAVMWQEKAALQLLRCRRTFWMDEKLQQAIRETLALIGYVDQVRGHGIRVLSIDGGGTKGLVSLQVLKQLEAQTGKRVYQLFDYICGVSTGAVLAFMLGLARISLDECEEMYHRFGSDVFRQNPLVGTVKMGWTHSYYNTETWEMILREKLGEEILIKTARDELSPKVSAVSAVVNWGKSPKAFIFRNYNHAPGRLSRYAGGSGYRLWQAVRASSAAPGYFQEFPLHGDIHQDGGLILNNPCALAVHESRLLWPSQGFQCVLSLGTGRYDNARRGPATSTSLRAKISNLICSATDTEGVHTLLDDLLSPNVYFRFNPMLSSNVTLDESRPEVLHQLQQDTQLYLDRNRPKLERLCEVLMTERSAIWKTRDWIGGKAWELQQRWA, encoded by the exons ATGGCTTGGTACCTCAACAAAACCCGGGTCGCTCACCTTGGGTCAAAGCGGCTCCGGTTACTGTACAAGATGAAGTATCTGTTCACaaacatcagaaatgtttctcaccTTGTCAGGAGGCCTCATAGGTCATGTCAGAGTATCTGCTCCTCTCAGTCTACAAGGAGAATCCCTCCCAAATCTCATAGATCAAAGACGACTATAAGATATTTTGGAACAATTAGCAGTAATATGAAATATGACAATgtatttggccttcagatgtaTCGATTATATTCAACCTCCAGTAGAGAGACTTCCAAAGCAGAAGCTCCCATTGGAATTTACCAGCACAACAGGACTACTTTTCAGCTGCGCTTACTTGGACTGAGATTAGGAGAGTCTTTTAATCATCTCTCCAGACACATAAACTTGTACTTTAAGCAGAAACAGGTATATGTGGTAGATCATGGGCAAGGTGGAATGATGTCTGCAGTGCAGGAACCGCTAACCAGAACATCAAGACGTGTTCAACGTGTAAGACGCACTGCAGAGTCCAGAGCTTTTATAGGGACACCTGCCACTGAGCAGGTCTCTGAATCATCCTCACATCAACCTTTGACCTCAACCTATCCTGGACTACAGTTGTTCCACATCAGTTCCTTGGCAAACAGATTTGGGGAGAGTTACAGCTATGTGGCCAATCACATTAACTCTGTATTCTCTAGAAATCCAGCACAGCAAATTCATATGGCGGTATCACCAGATGATGGGCTCAAAAGATTTAGAAGCAGAAAGCAAAGAGTTATGGGTAATAAAAGTGCTCTTTGTAGGGAAACTGCGCAAACTCAGCAAAACATTAGTATGGGTACAAGACCAGAGATTGATAACAATGTATCTAGTTCCTGGGATGAAGGATATCTCCATTTTGCCCGTCACATCAACCAATACTTTGGCGCAAAAGTAGAGGACACTGTTGAGAAAACAGCACATACTGAGATCTTGAAGACTTCAGTCTCACTGGACTCTCTAAATAAACCTAAAGATCCACTTCCTCAGCCCAAATCCCCAGGATTGTTCCACATGAGCAGCCTAACCACACGCTTTGGGGAAAATTACACTTACATGGCCAATCACATAAACCGGTACTTTAAAGGATCTGCAGCTTCAGAGAATGAGGAGGGAGACGGAGAGTTAAACCTTTACAGAGGTTCGCCGAAGTACACTGTGATCTGGGAAAAAACATCCTTTTTTGAGTGTCTGCTAAAACCCTCCACTATACCTGGTTTTGTGGGCAGCTACCTGGGAATGGGCTCTTCCAGGCAAAGTGACCAGAACACAACTGTAACAAGGACCCCAGAGGAAATTCGGGATAAAACA GATTTAAGGAGGAGAAAGGCAGATGAGTTGACTAGAGTTCTACTGAAGAGACTTGAAGAGGCTACAGTAATGTCATCTATCACTTCCCTTGTGGAGGAGCTGAACGCTCACCTCTTTCAGCACCCAGCATGCAAGGCTGTGATGTGGCAg GAAAAAGCAGCACTGCAGCTGCTTAGATGCCGTCGGACCTTTTGGATGGATGAAAAACTTCAACAAGCCATCAGGGAAACTCTCGCTCTGATTGGTTATGTGGATCAGGTCAGAGGTCACGGAATCAGGGTGCTTTCCATTGATGGAGGTGGAACCAA AGGGTTAGTTTCACTTCAAGTGCTAAAACAGCTGGAGGCTCAAACAGGAAAACGAGTGTATCAGCTCTTTGACTACATATGTGGAGTCAGCACAG GAGCAGTTCTGGCTTTCATGTTGGGTCTAGCTCGTATCTCTTTAGATGAATGTGAAGAGATGTATCATCGTTTCGGCTCAGATGTTTTTCGACAAAACCCCCTGGTTGGTACTGTGAAGATGGGCTGGACACACTCCTACTACAACACAGAAACATGGGAGATGATCTTAAG GGAGAAGCTGGGGGAagagattttaattaaaacagcCAGAGATGAGCTGAGCCCAAAG GTGTCTGCTGTAAGTGCAGTAGTGAACTGGGGAAAGAGTCCCAAAGCATTTATCTTCCGCAACTATAACCATGCCCCAGGGCGACTGAGCCGCTATGCTGGAGGATCAGGATACCGGCTGTGGCAGGCCGTCCGGGCCTCATCTGCTGCTCCAGGATATTTCCAGGAGTTCCCTCTTCATGGCGACATACACCAG GATGGTGGTCTTATCCTCAATAACCCTTGTGCTCTGGCTGTCCATGAAAGCCGACTGCTGTGGCCCAGCCAGGGCTTCCAGTGTGTGCTGTCACTGGGAACTGGTCGCTATGATAATGCTAGAAGAGGGCCTGCAACCTCCACAAGTCTGAGAGCCAAAATCAGCAACCTGATCTGCAGCGCCACCGATACTGAGG GTGTTCATACTCTATTGGATGACCTCTTATCACCGAATGTGTATTTCCGCTTTAACCCGATGCTGAGCTCAAACGTGACACTGGATGAAAGCAGACCTGAAGTGCTTCATCAGCTGCAGCaagacacacagctgtacctggacCGGAACCGACCCAAACTGGAGCGCCTGTGTGAAGTGCTGATGACAGAACGCTCAGCAATCTGGAAAACGCGGGACTGGATCGGTGGGAAAGCGTGGGAGCTGCAGCAGCGCTGGGCTTGA
- the LOC113041178 gene encoding calcium-independent phospholipase A2-gamma-like isoform X2, whose amino-acid sequence MKLINYSRKSVLKDLRRRKADELTRVLLKRLEEATVMSSITSLVEELNAHLFQHPACKAVMWQEKAALQLLRCRRTFWMDEKLQQAIRETLALIGYVDQVRGHGIRVLSIDGGGTKGLVSLQVLKQLEAQTGKRVYQLFDYICGVSTGAVLAFMLGLARISLDECEEMYHRFGSDVFRQNPLVGTVKMGWTHSYYNTETWEMILREKLGEEILIKTARDELSPKVSAVSAVVNWGKSPKAFIFRNYNHAPGRLSRYAGGSGYRLWQAVRASSAAPGYFQEFPLHGDIHQDGGLILNNPCALAVHESRLLWPSQGFQCVLSLGTGRYDNARRGPATSTSLRAKISNLICSATDTEGVHTLLDDLLSPNVYFRFNPMLSSNVTLDESRPEVLHQLQQDTQLYLDRNRPKLERLCEVLMTERSAIWKTRDWIGGKAWELQQRWA is encoded by the exons ATGAAATTGATTAATTATAGCAGGAAATCTGTTTTAAAGGATTTAAGGAGGAGAAAGGCAGATGAGTTGACTAGAGTTCTACTGAAGAGACTTGAAGAGGCTACAGTAATGTCATCTATCACTTCCCTTGTGGAGGAGCTGAACGCTCACCTCTTTCAGCACCCAGCATGCAAGGCTGTGATGTGGCAg GAAAAAGCAGCACTGCAGCTGCTTAGATGCCGTCGGACCTTTTGGATGGATGAAAAACTTCAACAAGCCATCAGGGAAACTCTCGCTCTGATTGGTTATGTGGATCAGGTCAGAGGTCACGGAATCAGGGTGCTTTCCATTGATGGAGGTGGAACCAA AGGGTTAGTTTCACTTCAAGTGCTAAAACAGCTGGAGGCTCAAACAGGAAAACGAGTGTATCAGCTCTTTGACTACATATGTGGAGTCAGCACAG GAGCAGTTCTGGCTTTCATGTTGGGTCTAGCTCGTATCTCTTTAGATGAATGTGAAGAGATGTATCATCGTTTCGGCTCAGATGTTTTTCGACAAAACCCCCTGGTTGGTACTGTGAAGATGGGCTGGACACACTCCTACTACAACACAGAAACATGGGAGATGATCTTAAG GGAGAAGCTGGGGGAagagattttaattaaaacagcCAGAGATGAGCTGAGCCCAAAG GTGTCTGCTGTAAGTGCAGTAGTGAACTGGGGAAAGAGTCCCAAAGCATTTATCTTCCGCAACTATAACCATGCCCCAGGGCGACTGAGCCGCTATGCTGGAGGATCAGGATACCGGCTGTGGCAGGCCGTCCGGGCCTCATCTGCTGCTCCAGGATATTTCCAGGAGTTCCCTCTTCATGGCGACATACACCAG GATGGTGGTCTTATCCTCAATAACCCTTGTGCTCTGGCTGTCCATGAAAGCCGACTGCTGTGGCCCAGCCAGGGCTTCCAGTGTGTGCTGTCACTGGGAACTGGTCGCTATGATAATGCTAGAAGAGGGCCTGCAACCTCCACAAGTCTGAGAGCCAAAATCAGCAACCTGATCTGCAGCGCCACCGATACTGAGG GTGTTCATACTCTATTGGATGACCTCTTATCACCGAATGTGTATTTCCGCTTTAACCCGATGCTGAGCTCAAACGTGACACTGGATGAAAGCAGACCTGAAGTGCTTCATCAGCTGCAGCaagacacacagctgtacctggacCGGAACCGACCCAAACTGGAGCGCCTGTGTGAAGTGCTGATGACAGAACGCTCAGCAATCTGGAAAACGCGGGACTGGATCGGTGGGAAAGCGTGGGAGCTGCAGCAGCGCTGGGCTTGA